In the genome of Hydra vulgaris chromosome 06, alternate assembly HydraT2T_AEP, the window atatgaaaattaaagttttatgaagataattttttaatttattaattagaacaattctatttatttattttgtttaattttaaatgcattttatggtattattgttataaactgtataaaacacGAAGGgggtttaaagatttttttttgttttcgcgATTAGATTTTTCTACATTAATTCGAGCCCTGCTAGTATTCATTATCTTAGACAGAAAACGATGTAACACAGTTTTACATTTACACAAGTCTCATAGATAATGACGGGGTGGGTAAACACTTCTCTTATCCATAAAAAATGGATAAAAGAAGTAAGTGTTATATTGTATTCAATGCATAatactttttctatatatagaAAGATTTTATGTTCTGTTAAATTTAGATTTCTAATAGAGAGCTTTCAATACTTGAGTAAACATTTAAAGGTTGAAGGAATATTTCGAAAGTCTGGTTCTGTAGGAAGACAGAAAATTCTCAGGGTATGATATATTTCATTCCTGTCAATTAAATTgatattgaatatatatgttaaatattttaaatattaaatttaaaggaagcttttaaattgatatatatatatatatatatatatatatatatatatatatatatatatatatatatatatatatatatatatatatatatatatatatatatatatatatatatatatagttttatacaGAGATGTACTCTAATATCAAGGCAACTTTATTTATTAGAGGTTAAAACAATCCAggcttatttatatttataataaaatatttatttttctagtattattaaatttttataattttataagtttaactgttattaggattttttaatttaacttttagtaaTGAGAAAATGGAATTGCAAGTattacaatattgtaaatattttttaatataggaGATATTAGAGAAAGAAGGTTCTTGCTGTTCATGCGATTTTGTTCAAGTACATGATATTGCTGCtcttataaaatcattttttcgtGAACTTCCAGATCCTTTGCTCACATGCCGATTGACTCCCTCTTTTGTAAAATGTGTTTCTTTAAACAATGCAAGTGATTCCATATCTGCAGCAACTCTTTGCTGTTTATTATTGCCAGATGTGCATCTTCGTGTGTTAAAGTATTTTACACAGTTCATTACTGAAGTTGCTAATCATTCACTAGAATCAAAAATGACCCTAACAAATTTAGCAATAATATTTGCTCCAAATTTAACTGCATCTGTTGAAAAACATAGTGAAAAATCTATGAAAGACATTACACAAGTAGttgatttgttatttaaaaattctcatCTGATTGGAATGGTTCCTGATGCTTTGTTTAATAAAGctataacattaaataatgaaGGAGGGTTTTGTAGCTCATCTGCAGACGAGCTTGATGAAAACAATTGTGACATTCGTGGTAGAACTTTATACAAGTCAActaaaaaaagagagagaagCAAATCAATTAAAGGTAAAACTTTtgcatagattttttttttttacaatatttaatagcTTTAAAATAGCTAATGGTTCATaggacaaaaataaataaaaagacttattttttatcaagttattaaaaacttgaCTTAAGCTAAACATTAGAGTTAATTAGTCGAAGGtggcactttttttttcaatcttataTGTCTAAAACTTTATGTCTACAATTGCTGTAAATAAATCAAACTCTTTCTAATAGAGATAAATAAATGTTgtgtgaaattatttttttgttgaaaaaaaaatgcggTAGTTAAGTTTATTAGTCCTATTTAACTTAAGTATATTGtgccaactttttttttaggtgatgtttcagtttttattttcagtactttttttattttcttaaaaaataaaaaaagttctttctcaTAACTTATTGTTATCACTAAATGATTATTGTTACCACTAAATGATTATTGTTATCACTAAATATTGCAggtaataatattaaacttttaaatttttaccatAGGTTTCATTCGACgtaattttaagcaaaatgAAAACTCTCCTGCAAAGCATTTACGTTCTAACAGTCAAAAGGTTTCATCCGCTGGTCCTATCAAAGCAGGTTCTTTAAAGAAAAGAAACTCAGCTGACGATATATCAGTAAAtagtaataaacttataaagaaTATGTTCTATATTATTCAAACATACACTAATAACGTAATATATTAAGAATATCTTCTATACTATTTAAGCATacattatttgtgtaatatattattaaaaaaaacatgtcatagtggtgtagtggtagagcgctctgTAGATGAAattagtggtgtagtggtaatcGTTTTGTTTCGCAAATGTAAAGAATGGAGTTCTAATACACTACATCCTTGGAGGTACTAAGTTCAACTTGTTTTTCTATCCATTGAAATTGATGAAATGAGAaagaaaatgagaaaaaatcttatatgtatacacacacgcatgcacacccacacacacacacacacacacacacacacacacacacacacacacacacacacacacacacacacacacacacacacacacacacacacacacacatatatatataatggccTCTCTTGACCTCTGGAGgatgaatatatttaaaaaaactaaattaagtataaatttattgacTTAGCTTTAAAATGCACGACTTCTCATCACTCCAGCTTTTCAaatctttcttttaatttttttagctttttttgcttttttcccAGTCACCCTCTTTATAACAtctattacaatttttttcaagttgttcTACCAATTTTCTTCATTTAtcttatctatatatatatcataatccATTTGATCATTGACATGATAGTTAATAATGTCAGATGAAAATATTGAACTTTGCTAATTACTCATCGACCCTTAGCACAATAGCATTATTAATTACTTAACAATAGTATCTATGTAAAATCAACAATAGTATCTATGTACAAAAAATAAGCTCTTCTATAAAGAGTTTTGCATTGAAATTTTAGTTCTTTttgaagttaaataaaaaatagttattttaaaattaattttttaaacagcatAAGCTTAAATGAAGTGTTTGCATTGGACTTGTCAAATGAACGCGATTTgtttcatattaatttttatatacagccaaccaactttatttaaaatatattaagttaatGCATATACATTTTAATCTATATCAATAATCATAGGTAAAAGCAATCTTCAAAGTCTTACAAAGTCTAGTGGAAAGTCAGTAAAACGAAGGAGCAGTTGCAAAGGTGGTATGAGTCCAGTAAGAAAAAGGTAATACAATCTTgttcttgaaaaaaagtttttttattttaaaattatagtacAAAAAAACATGCATTCTTTAAGACATAATTTAATGTGTTTTGAATCGATTCAGACTtctttgaaaaacattttgcaactaaacaatttaaatcatgGTGTGGTAATgatgtagtggtagagcgcatGGTTTGTGAGgaaaaggaggggggggggataGAGATAATTTTGGATATagagcaattaaaaattaaaaaaaaaaagctgcatTCCCTAAATTAGTAATCTTATGGACTTGAAGGAAatgaatatctttaaaaaaaaatttttaaagttagattaaaaaaaaattagaaatttttatttaatgaagtttgaaaattaaaaaaaaaaatttttaaaggtaaaaatatgataatttttaaaactgagcGCTAATAACTTTCACACTTAGCTATTGTTCACatctaattatttaattaactttttaactttttaatttaattaactttctaacttttaaataattatctttttctCTCATTATTGTTTCTTATTCTTTACTGtaatttacttataattatttcctgttcaaatttaaatcaatttaaatcaattaacaaaatcaaaaccAATTCGAAATGCCAAaactttatcaacaaaaaactcaacaaaaaaaatactctaAGGAGCAAATAAGTATGGcagttagaaaaataaataatggtgAAATAAGTTTATTCAAAGCATCTCaaacatacaatatttcaaaagatACCTTGTCAAATCATGTAAATAATTGTGTAAAGGGTCTGGTACAGCAACATAATCAATTTATGCAATGGCTGGATGAATTATTTATActaacagttaaaaaaactcCAGGTACACATGTGTTATTATTGGATGGTCATAACACACATGTAACATATCAAGTTGCATTAACGTGcattaagaataaaattaagttaatatgCTTACCTGCTCACTTCTCCCACATACTTTAAACATTAGATGTgggagtatatatatatatatatatatatatatatatatatatatatatatatatatatatatatatatatatatatatatatatatatatatatatatatatatatatataattatatatatatatatatatatatatattatcatgtCAAAAAGGGCAAAAATTATTACAACAGCATTATGCCTACATTATGCAAACAGCATTATAAGTACATTATGCAgcaatttatcaaaagaaagttttgtttagcTTCAAGCCAAACTTTTTAACAGTGTTTAAGTATTTACATGACTACAAGTAATTAGAGGATTTCCAAATACAGTTTACTTCCATATGAGATTTATTTCCACTTGGTATAAGCAAAATTGATAAATCCAAATTACAAATTGCTAAAACATTTGAACCACCACAAACTCAACCTACACAAGCTCAACTTAAACAAACTCaatctaataaaaatcttaacaCACTATCTCAATCAACACAACATCATTTGCAACTTATTGAAAAACCAATTTGTCCAATGACACCAGCAATACATGGATTGAATCAAGCAGTAATTGGActtgaaatatctttaaaagaaaattttggagTCCAAATcgtcaatacaaaaaaaaaatattgctgatttttttaaattgcgttggctaacataaaaataatcatcCTGCCAACGCTTTTTTGTGCGCTGGCATTGAATTTTTAATGGAGAAGACTGAGATATAGGTGTGTTGATTATTTGCAAtctgtataaaaagtttaaaaacatgtGGAAATAGACTTAAAAATCTGCAGAATAATGGACTTTACccttaaaatactttatatagttgtttaaaatctttgttttgagttaatgattaatgttcaatactttataacttcttattgaaataaaaaaacttgaaataaaagtttaaattttaaaactataaaaaaaattggaaagaaTAAATTGTAAATCGCACACTCTATTagttttatactatttaataatTGAACTAAAATGCAACTtaaataagattgaaaaaataaatatactctcaAAATAGTCTAATtgattaagcaaaataaatatactctcaaattaatcaaataaatctgaTGGTTTATAAGtttcttattgtaaaattataaaattctatttaaaaaaatggggttgtgcttattattttttgttctttattaagacttaatttaaatttctaaattttttaatttcctaataCTTAAGAATTTTCACAATTGTTAAgaattttcttagtttttaagaaaattaatttaattagtttttattaattttttaattcagacCATCCACAGCTTATTAAGATCCTTGCCCcgttaattattaaaagtttgaatgCGAAGACTTTTTTCCTATAAGAAAGAAAGTTGTCTCTTTATTGTGTGTTAAACACGCAGACAACTAATAACTTAAACAcattaatatcataaatatctCTATCATGACTtatgcgcaacaaatttctcCCAATGTTTGATGTTTTTAACAATGCACTTTTAAATATCGGCGAGCTAACCACTACAGCCACTTAGGCATGCAATACAAacagtttttaacattaatactttaagcaaaaaaacttcaacttaataaaatggcaaataaatgctataaattaTAACTAAGGAGATAATGATGCTATgcagtttttaagtaaaagtaaaattgtaaaacttgatataatttttaacattacataatttgaagcTTAAGTTTTATGTATAGCGTGCACTTTCTTTGATAACAAAAGAGCTGCAACTCTTTCTCGTTATTAACTCAGGTGTAATAGCTGCCATGAGTCTTATGTCAAACATGCACAAATGAGTAATGACAGCAGCATTGTTAAgttcaatattaatatttaacagattatttgttttactatattcattttttttaactttagtttaaatttttatagtctTAAGGTTCTATTGtgcaactttgattttttttttcttttctaataaCGCTaccatggttgctgctcaagcATGCTTCACTCCCAACTTTCTCCCAACTTAATTGTTGCTTGTAGTCTTATTCAAAGTCAATTTGTTCACATtgaacaaggctgcaagcaaccactaattaagTTGCTTGTACTTTTGTGTTCTATCATCTGCTTTTGTGTTCACCACCTACCTTaagtaaaatctttttgaagATTTACCCAGCAAAATCTTTTCGAAGACTTACCAGAcagttgtttaataaatttccatactaaatattttcctaaaaaatgttaggttaaaaaatgtcaaataaaatagaaatataagaAGCAATTTATTAACcatagttaaagaaaaataaaattgcaacttatttatttttttatattagcccgcgtttatcaaaaaaagcatATGAAGTTATTGAAATATCTGCGCCTACATTTAAGTCAATGTCAAATCAAGTGGCTGCTACCCCTAGACGTCATTTACTTCCTGTCCAACCTGAACAAAGTAAGTTATTATGTTTTAgtcaatcaaaataaaaaaagccaattttttttttaaccatgttATGTttgaagaaaagattttttttgttgtttcgcaaaaattttaagcaattaTTTGAGGCAAACAGTAAAAAGATTAAGAAGTAGCTGGTTTtggaagatttaatttaaacctCAAGatcaaattaattaagaaaattagatccttaaaatcaagaaaaaattataaatataaacttgataaatatatataaatataatgccTTAAGGATCACATTGTGATCCTTAAGGTTTTACTGAGCCATATTGTTCCAGATATTTATTATTTGGGAGTCGAGACTCCATGTTTTGGCCCATTTAAGGGTTTGTTATGGCCCACTTAAGGGTTTTTTGCCACTCAGCCAAAGCGGAGCAGGGCCAACTTGATGGTTTATCTCCATTTAACGTCTGGAGTGAACAGATCGCTTCGAGATTTCCCAATGTAGAAGGATACATTAAAAAAGCAACTATGCCAAGAACCTCTATCCATTGTCATGGTTTAAATCTTGTGCTGTTTCTGCTTTCTAACAACACCGTAACCAATTGAGAGATAGTTCAGAGctgaaataaaaacagatacTACACTTGGACTGcagcaaataatttatttaatctaaaatttgatttaattactaTTAACATGTTAGTTTTAGTAACTACTGtttcattttttgttcatttattttcttattcctATATGGAAAGTGATCCTTACTTACCAagatttatatcttttatttatctttatttactttttttatgatagTGTTAATATCATGTTCAAACttaattcaactttttatagGATGAGAAGGGGTAGGATTATGttcattttattgaataatttttggtATACCAGAATACAAGCTAATAAATTGGCAATAAAAGcaatgattataaataaaatgggAGACATTGGATTATTGATtggaataatatatttatgaatttttactGGGTCTTTTGAATtcaatgacatatttataatttcCATTACTAATGATTTTCCTAATCTTTATATtccattatttttcattttaatagaTGCAATAAGAAAATCTGCTCAATTAGGCTTTCACATGTGGTTACCTGACGCAATGGAAGGACCTACTCCAGTTTCAGCTTTATTCATGCAGCTACAATGATCACAGCtggaatatttttagttattagaATGTCACCTGTATTTGAACATCCacaatattaactttaataactattaaaggAAGTTTAACTTCTATTTTCTCAGCAACTATAGGAATGgttcaaaatgatttaaaaaaagtaatagcaTATTCTACTTGCAGTCAACTAGGTTATATGATTATGATTTGTGGATTTTCTTTCTATGACTTAAGTCTGTTTCATTTAATAAACCATGAATTTTTTAAGGCATTATTATTTCTTAGCGCAGGACCTATAATTCATGCTATAAATGATGAACAAGACATGAGAAAATAGTgtgctttaaaaaactttctacctataatatttatttttataattatagggTCTATAGCATTATTAAGACTAccatttttgtcatatttttttctaaagatttaATTGTTGAAGTagcattattttcaaattttttatctttttctgttTGAATTAGTGCTGTATTTCTTACAGCCTTTTATTCTTtaagattaatttattatagtttcATTAATAACCCAcaacaagataaaaataattttactaatattcatgaaagtgtttataaaattattgcttcattaagttcattaacattattttctattttttctggATACATGTtccaatttataattataaaatacaattttcctAATATGGTCTACAATATTagtaaacctttttttcttAGTATATTAGGAATTATTACagctataataatatttaataatgtaataaaacttagtagtagtagtagtagtatatatttgtcacaacaaaagtaaaaataattgacaaaataaaaatcatagaaTGTCAGATTATAGTTAGTTTTTGTGAAGCTCATATTGCAACTTTCACTAAGGATAGCTGCGAGCTGTAGTAACATTAGAGCTTATCGAGGCTCGCTTTAAAACTGTTGACAGTTGGAGAACCGATTACTCCATCCGGTAACATATTCCATGCATTGGCAATGCGATTGTTGAAAAAGTGGAAACGAGCTAAATTATTGCTGTACTTTTCACGGTGAATTCTTTCTCTGTGATTTGCTCTTGGTGGAATTGTGATGAGAGGAAAGTGCCAGTTGACTATGTcgatgttattaataattttatatttttggatgAGGTCACCACGTTTACGACGTTCAACAAGAGAAGATAAGCCAAGTTGTAAACATCTGGACTTGTAGtctaacttttttagtttgtcTGGTATTTTTGTGGCTCTGCGCTGTATTGATTCAATAGTTCGTTCATCCTTCGCCATATGAGGGTTCCAAGCTGGAATTGCAAACTCAAGTGAAGGACGGATGTAGGTGGAGTAGAGTTGTTTCCATAAAGAAGCATCACGAGATTGGAAAGTGTGTTTTAGGATGCCTAGCATTTGATTTGCTTTACATGAGGCAATGATGGATTGGGTTCCTGCTTTAAGATCATTGGTAATTTGAATTCCCAAGTCACGCTCAGAGGTAGTTGCTTCCAATGTAGTTCGAGTCGTTATTGAACAAGGGCCTAATTCCTCTATTGAGTACTTGAAaggtgttaattttttttggccaaaGTGCATGACCTTACATTTCTTTGCATTTAGCTCCATGAGCCAAGATTTAGTCCACTGGACAATTTGGTCAATATCTGATTGGAGTTGAAGTTGAGCAGCAAGTGAGTTGACAATGCTTAGGattttagtgtcatcagcgTAAATCTTACAACTGTTTTCTTTGCTTATTACATCTGGCAgatcattgatgaaaataacaaataaaattggaCCCAAGACTGATCCTTGCGGAACTCCACTTGTCACAGGTAACCAATTCGATTGAGTGTCGCCAAGGATGACTCGTTGAGACCTGTTGAGTAGAAAAGCTTTTATCCAATTGAGAAGATTGCCTTCGATTCCgtacatttttaatttgtaaagcaTTCGTTGATGTGggactttgtcaaaagctttagcaaAATCCAGAAATACGACGTCAACTGGTAGCTTTCTTGCTATATTTCCAGTCAAGAAGTCCATTGTTTCAAGGAGATTTGTAATGCAtgcttttttctctaaaaatccGTGTTGACTATCTGATAAAAgattgtttgattttaaatgcTGCATGATTGCCTTCTTAACTAATTTCTCCATTATTTTACACGGAATCGAGGTGAGGGATATTGGTCTATAGTTTGATGGGTCGATTCTGGAGCCCTTCTTAAATAAAGGTGTTACATTTGCTTTGGACCATGAGCTTGGAATTTCACCATTGTCAAATGACTTTTGAAAGATGAGAGTAAGTGGAGAAGACATTGAGGTAGAACAAAAGCGTAAAACGTGAGGACTGACATTATCTACACCAAGTGATTTAGATATATCTAGTGCTGAGAGTTCCATTAGAGTGGCCAGAGTATCAAAAGATATGCTATTGAGGATTGTGTTAGTTCTACGATCAAAACGGGGAAGATTGTCATTGGATGGCTCTTTGCTGAAAACTGATTGAAATTGATTGTTAAGTGAGTTGGCTATTGTAATTTTGTCAGAGCTAATGATCTCACTGGAACTGGTGACTCGCATAGATGAGATCTGATTTATTACAGAGCGTTTACTATTTATGTATGAAAACAGTCTTTTAGGATTACGCTTATCATTGGCAAGGGCAATTTCGAAAGATTTCAGAGAAGAAtgacttaattttttaacaaactttctagTTTCCCTATATTCCCCAACCAGTGATGTGATTTTCCATTTTGAACTGACGTTACGAGCCCATAGCGATTTTTTAAGACGAATAAGAGATAATAGTTCTTTTGTCATCCATGGTTGTTTTTTGGGGGATGGTTTGTTTGGCATACGAGGGATAAATTGAAGACAACATTCATTGTATTTGTTGAGCCAAAGTTGGTAACATTGTTCTACatttaagtctttaaaaatagatgacCAGTCAACATTATTGAATTCTTTGTTGATTTTTTCGTAGTTACCATGcttgtatataaatttagagCTGTTGAAACGTGGTAATTTTATGCTGGAAGCCAGTTTGTAATGCCAGTTGATAGTGCAATGATATTGATCAGACAAACCGAGAGGAGGACCGATTTTGATTTCGCTAGCACGATATGAAGAGTCACATATGATGAGATCAAGAGTCTTTGTCATAGGGCAATTAGCAGGTTTGAAAGTAGGGACAGTGACGATTTGGTGAAGATGACAATCTTGAAAAAGAGAGACAAATGAAGAACTGAGACCAATTTTACTAGAGGAAAAGACTGAGTTGGAAGTCCAAGTAATCTCTGGGAAATTGAAGTCACCAGCAATGATGATACCGTTGTATTTTTTAGTCGATATTAAAGTTTTGGCATGGAAAATAGCACTTGAAATCTCTGAGAAGGCTTCGATACCGGAGGATGGAGGTCTATAAATGCAGCCTAGGAGCAGAGTTTCATTCAAAAGCTTTAGTTCAACCCATAACTGTTCTGAATAGTAGGGAATAAAATCTTTGTGTAGTAGGGATTCCTCTATTTTGTTTGAGATGATTTTACTATTTATGTATATAGCTACACCTCCTCCGATTTGGTTGCGACGGTCTGAACGATAGAGGTTGTAGTTCTGAAGAGAGGGAGTTGATTGGTCATTGAACCATGTCTCGgtgataaaaataatgtcaaaagaATTGTTTTCTGCAAGTAAGGACAGTTCGATGAGTTTTATTGGATTGAGGGAGGTTGCATTGGTGTAGAAGCACGAAAGATGAGATAATTTGATGGAAGAGCTGGCCTTGTTAAAGAATGTTGAACTAGTGAGATGTTGAGAGCGACTGAATGGCTTCAGCAGCTGATTTCCATTTGAGGAATGGATTCTTCTCTCTTCCATTGATGTTGACTGTTTTGGATGTGTCAATGCATTTGATTTTTTCGCTGCGGATAACAAATCGAAAGGGTTTGTCAAGTAAATCTTTTGCCAATAGTTCTGCATTTTCTGTAGCACGCTTTTTGTTCAAGTTGTTGAATGTTTCTTGTTCAAGAGGTGTACGGTCTGGGCGAATGTAGACAGATTTTAATTCATCTATTGAGGCAAGTCGCTTTGCATTAGATAAGAGATCATTGCGGTGCTCATTCGAGTCAAATTCAATGATGATCAATTCATTTGGTTCAGGTGCTATTGTAGTTAAACTGGTGGTGCTGTTGATCTTTTTTGTGAAATGCCCAACAACTTTAAAAGCAACATtatagttaagttttttaagcatACTTTGAACTGAAATTAGCCTCTGATTATTGTCAAAGGATTTTGGAAGACCGATAACTATAGctctttttgattttgtttctACAATTTTAGCATTTTCGTTGACTGCT includes:
- the LOC100208662 gene encoding rho GTPase-activating protein 11A isoform X1; translated protein: MKDIFSVDFRDSIRKVVRQELKEKFSIKTSKDKPSKLRELDTIKCSGIFGNALTHVPSRNIKDDVHFSIPLFLIESFQYLSKHLKVEGIFRKSGSVGRQKILREILEKEGSCCSCDFVQVHDIAALIKSFFRELPDPLLTCRLTPSFVKCVSLNNASDSISAATLCCLLLPDVHLRVLKYFTQFITEVANHSLESKMTLTNLAIIFAPNLTASVEKHSEKSMKDITQVVDLLFKNSHLIGMVPDALFNKAITLNNEGGFCSSSADELDENNCDIRGRTLYKSTKKRERSKSIKGFIRRNFKQNENSPAKHLRSNSQKVSSAGPIKAGSLKKRNSADDISVNSKSNLQSLTKSSGKSVKRRSSCKGGMSPVRKSPRLSKKAYEVIEISAPTFKSMSNQVAATPRRHLLPVQPEQTTKNERVRDNATVLPSKFDLSQVKSKEIRRPAPAVSSLARSKSSISGVTLHQHHEVRDAPRLLPQPKLSRSTQKPHVRVSRRTSSLEKRREKYARPRRQLPKTPDLTSSKSSIARVGCNIALVASETVMDLSGTSSLSSESSSAPLSAKYSPINKSDTDLTKKTNDRWSLTPVIRTIRRSISTDNKKPATPYSITPHVRVRRPVVDFI
- the LOC100208662 gene encoding rho GTPase-activating protein 11A isoform X2; this translates as MKDIFSVDFRDSIRKVVRQELKEKFSIKTSKDKPSKLRELDTIKCSGIFGNALTHVPSRNIKDDVHFSIPLFLIESFQYLSKHLKVEGIFRKSGSVGRQKILREILEKEGSCCSCDFVQVHDIAALIKSFFRELPDPLLTCRLTPSFVKCVSLNNASDSISAATLCCLLLPDVHLRVLKYFTQFITEVANHSLESKMTLTNLAIIFAPNLTASVEKHSEKSMKDITQVVDLLFKNSHLIGMVPDALFNKAITLNNEGGFCSSSADELDENNCDIRGRTLYKSTKKRERSKSIKGFIRRNFKQNENSPAKHLRSNSQKVSSAGPIKAGSLKKRNSADDISVNSKSNLQSLTKSSGKSVKRRSSCKGGMSPVRKSPRLSKKAYEVIEISAPTFKSMSNQVAATPRRHLLPVQPEQTTKNERVRDNATVLPSKFDLSQVKSKEIRRPAPAVSSLARSKSSISGVTLHQHHEVRDAPRLLPQPKLSRSTQKPHVRVSRRTSSLEKRREKYAR
- the LOC100208662 gene encoding rho GTPase-activating protein 11A isoform X3, which codes for MKDIFSVDFRDSIRKVVRQELKEKFSIKTSKDKPSKLRELDTIKCSGIFGNALTHVPSRNIKDDVHFSIPLFLIESFQYLSKHLKVEGIFRKSGSVGRQKILREILEKEGSCCSCDFVQVHDIAALIKSFFRELPDPLLTCRLTPSFVKCVSLNNASDSISAATLCCLLLPDVHLRVLKYFTQFITEVANHSLESKMTLTNLAIIFAPNLTASVEKHSEKSMKDITQVVDLLFKNSHLIGMVPDALFNKAITLNNEGGFCSSSADELDENNCDIRGRTLYKSTKKRERSKSIKGFIRRNFKQNENSPAKHLRSNSQKVSSAGPIKAGSLKKRNSADDISVNSKSNLQSLTKSSGKSVKRRSSCKGGMSPVRKSPRLSKKAYEVIEISAPTFKSMSNQVAATPRRHLLPVQPEQTTKNERVRDNATVLPSKFDLSQVKSKEIRRPAPAVSSLARSKSSISGVTLHQHHEASAPATKNSRPYEFQKFYC